The genomic DNA GATCTCTATCCAAGGTTATGTTACTAGTAATTGTTTAGAGAgttaatcatttgaaaaatatagTTTCTGTGTCACCATTAATTTGGAAGCTGAGGGTTCTTTTGGTTGCTGATTAAGGTTATCCGCATGTCTCTCTATTTTCTAGTTTCCTGATCCTTATTGGCATCATTATATCAATTTCTTTGCTCTCCGCGCTTTGTCTATCTCAACTTACTATTTGTTGATTACTGATCATGTTTTTCACTTTTTGTTCTGCATAAAATGGACATAGTGTTGACAGAAACGATTCAGGGAATGTTTAGCCATGACATTCTGAGTTCAATATTGTGGTAACTTTCAGATCTGGTTGGGAATAAATAATGTTTAAGCAAAAGTCAGCTCTTTGTTTTCTTCGCTTCATTTTctgatggttttaaaaaagaatgATACTTTCCTTTGTTAGATATTTAAATTTGCCTGAAAAATAAgtgcaaatatataagctatgcGGGTTCTTTCTACGTGCATTGAAGCTACTCTGTGACTAACTTTGCAGGACTTGTTAAGTTTGTATTCAGAGCAAAATCTACTTGTCATACATGTATCTATATTCAATCTATAGAAATTGGGTTCCATCTGGAAATTGATTATCGAAGTGTTCTCCTTGAGTTGTGATTTGAATGTATAAATTTTTAACATACctagtttgtttaatttatttttcattcttttGATTAGCTGTGGGATCTGAGTCGAGCTCTCTTGACCAAAGTAAACGTCTACGTACAGCTGGAGATTATACTACTCATGCAGGTTATGCAACACCACCTTTCCATCCCCCACCTCCCCCACCCCCACCACCTCCTCCTGTTTGGGCAACCCCAAGGTAAATTTACAGTGAGCTAATATGGACTGAGAtaattctatttttttccttttatttttgatCTTATTTCTTTGTTGCAAACAATTTTGTTTAGCTATATTGCTTCACATCCACCTGCCACATATGATCCATATGGAGGCTACCCAATACCTCAAGTAGCTATGCCCACTCCAGCTCCTATGCCAGCACCTAATCGCTATGCACCTGTACAGGTAATTCATGTTGCCATTTACCAATAATTATTTACTTTATGAGCTAATagcttcattttttttatttttatcctatctctcataaattttattggtttgtTTCTTGATTAAAaagatcaattaaaaaaaatcaaaataagatAAAGATGTTCCCAACTTTCTATTGACgtttaattttattaaagaaGATATCACGACTACATTAAGTTGTGGAAACAAGTTCAAAGAAAGTCTAGAATTTCTCTCTAGATTATTGATAAATTTTGTTGCACTCTCATTTTAACAACTAAAAAttattctcttttattttatattattcaaATTTCTTACCAAGTAATAATCTACATCAATGATATGTTGACCGAGATTATTGTTCATGGCAACAAGCATGACTTATTCACATGAATTGCATACAATGATCGTATAGAAAAGTGACTTTTTCCCACCTATCTGCAAAGAAAATAAAGTAGATAAGTGAAATCATTGAATACAGTAATGAAGgccaaaaatggaaaaaaaaaagttaaatgaaTAAATATGTTTAATTATACTTTGCGTCAGTCAAAGGTCTTATCATAGAAGACCTTGTACTATCTGTGTGGTAGTTGTTTGGCTAAATCAAGTCTTGCCATATCATCAGGTGGATACATTGTCAAGATGAAAATTTTCCTACTAAGGGTAAACATCAATAATTCCGAGTGTAATGAGAGTTGTgacatttttgaaataaaaattaaacaaatgtaTGGAAACATTTATGATAGaagattaaatttcaaattatcttGTTAAAATTTGGTCACAATCTGCATAATACAAATAAAGTTTTCCTTTTACATGAGTTACGTATGAATTTTATCATGGGGATTGGATGGGTTCCAATTGGAGGAAgtgggtgtaaccaaaaaggcaCAGGATGGCACCTGCCATTTGATTCAAAACTTGAATTTGCAACAAAGTAGCAACCAAGTAATGGAAGAATGTCTAGGATTTCTTTCAttcaattttgttaatttttactAGAAATTTGTACAATCAGTGGACAGTTTATATGTGTTAGTTTGTTATATTTATCTAATATTCTTCTCAGTTCTTATTTTTTCTAGTACACTTTTCATGCATTCTTACAGAATACGAAAGATAATCCTCCATGCAATACTCTTTTCATTGGCAATCTTGGTGAAAATGTAAATGAGGAAGAAGTTAAAGCTCTTTTCAGCGTGTATGAATCTCAGCTTGATGCATAATTTTGCAAATGCTGTAATATGTATTCATTTTAGATTTTGTTGAATCTTCTACCTCACTTTGTCAAGTAATCATTTATTTGCTATACCCTTTATCGTTTTGTCATTCACAGCCAATCAGGTTTCAAACAAATGAAGATTTTGCGACAGGAGAGAAATACAGTTTGCTTCATTGAGTTTGAAGTAATTTATAAATTCCTCTTAGTCTGGGAAATATAACTTTATATGTGCAACTTACAGGATAGTTTTGACTCTTTTCTCTAATTATATCCTTTGTTTTCTCTAATTCAGGATGTTGTCAGTGCTAAAAATGTTCACCAAAATCTTCAGGGTGCACTTCTTGCTAGTTCTGGTCGCGGAGGCATGAGAATTCAATATCCTTTCTATAGCAGATTTTTTAATGGCAAATTTGTAATTGTTTATTGTCAAAATATGTtcaattattttcataattttcaattATTGAACTCTGATTGGTTCCTTCCAATTTGTTGTCAATTATATGCTAATAAGTTAATAAGGATGACGCATGATACTTTTGCTGAACTAACAAATAGATCTTTGCCATTGCTATGATGCATAGAAAATCATTTATGCTTGGTTTTCTTTTCATTGCTAATGTTTGCTGGCTAACCATGCTATGTTTAAGTTTTCGCAGTGTTACATCTTCTGTTTATCTGTCATCTTTGGAATTAAGCATTATAGGAGGTCAAACCAAGTTTAATTTGGTTTTATGCCATCATTAAGAGAACTTtcttatttttaatttacttatgACAGTTATATTGGAAGTAAACATTGTATCTGATCAAGCCAAGTATAACATGGTTTTATCTGAACATCAAGAGTGCTTTCTAACTTATGGTCTAGTACTTCGCTAAATTCGACTCGTGCAACCTAAAGAACTATTTTGTAGATGTTTGACCTTAACCAAATATGGCAACTGAGCTACACCTCCACAGGCGTATATTTGACTCAGTTTCTTGAGTTTCTAACAGTTGTTTAATGGTTATTTTTAACTGTTTGTTATTTTGACCAGTTTTTGTTGATATTTATGTGGTTTAGTTGTGAGTAGCAGTCTAGTTGCTAATTAATTTGATAGCCATGCCAGAATAGTGTTCTCTTGATATAAATTATCTATACATGTGATAACACTAACAATGCCAGTATAATGCTATGCTAATACTGTAACAATGCAATAACCATATGTTTAATCATACACGATAGATAAGAATACAAGATCAATCTAGCTTAACCACAAAAATGGCCTAGCTTGTTGCATATAGACCATAAATTATTCAGACATGCTTGATATTTCCTATTTTGCTGAGGTTTAATGAAAAGAATATAAGATCTATCTTGCCTACTCAAAGTACTTGGCTCACGTCTTGTAAACCAGAAAAAAAATGCATACAGACTTAGTGCTGCATATTTTGCTGTGCATAACTTTGACACTGACCCTGGTTGGTTGAGATTCTTTAGTTTTAAATTCTGTCAAGTTAAAGAGTTAACTTGTCTTCACAATTATAATTTTTATGTGCAATTGCAAGCAATGCCTTTGTTGTACTTAATGAATGATCCATCTCCAACGAGAACTTTATGTAATTATTTTATATACATTAACATGGATATGCATCCACTTATCTTCTGTGATGATTACGTTTCCTTgattttttcaaacattttcaaAGAACCCTTTTGGACGACGGAAGGACTCAGCTAATGGCGCTTCAGCTGAACCTAATTGAACTCCTCCAATCAACATCTGAGACATATCTTTGCTCAGTTGCAGAAAAAAGATTACAGAACTGGAATGGATAGTATTGGTGTTTGCactgttttattaaatttttatagcaTCTTTGTTTGAATGAACCTGTTGGCATGACTCATGGGtgacattatcatatatcatgatgCACAAATACTAAGGCATTTAGCTTGACTGGTAGTTGTGCATTGGCATCATTGACACGAATGACAAATTCCTCAATCTGCAGTTACATATTCATTAATATGATGTTTCGTTTACTTCGCATAAGCATTGTTGATTTTGTAGCTTATTATCTGCAGTTGAAGCACCATCTTTCTTAACTGAATGGTTGGCAACAACCATTCTTGCATAGTTTTTATTGCACTGGAGGAAACAAAGGTTCAAACTTCGTGCAATGGCATGACATGGCATTTCATAGCTACAGGCCATGGACCATCCCCATCATCCTTAGTCCAACTTCAGCCATTCATCATTCATGCTTTTCCTTAGCATGAAACTGACCAGTGTCTTTAGACCTCCAGGCTTCGGCTGTAAGGTCATTGTTTTTGCAGAATTTGGTGGTGTTCGGGAACACACTTCAGTTTCTATGATCTGGAATTCAGACATCAAGCTGTGAACTGTGAGCTAGCGAAAATTGCGTTTCTGGAAGCTGGTTTAGTACTATCCAACATTCATTGCCTTGATTCTATTAATGGAGAAGAATTGGTTGTACACAGGAAGGATTTTGGGGAAACCCTAAAAAGTGTGGTTGGATAAGTTTGACATTAGCTTTGTTAGTGCAAAAAGAGTTGAGTGTTTGCACTGAAAGCTAGATGAGATCAAGGTCCGTTTTTGATGCAGGTCATAATCGTTTGAGTGATAAGAAGATTGTAAATTTGCAGCTGTTCGTTGATATTTGTAAAAAGATGAGGAAACAAATTTAGGAATGTACAAGAAAGTGCACTCTGGTTTAGCCGTATATTTGTCTGGCGATTGTTTCTTCACAAATATGGTTTTTGCCAGTGATGATGATTTTGAAGAGAAAATAAGAGAGAAGCAAGGGGAGTGGATGCTTTTATCATATTGTGTTTCCTCAAGGTGTAACTCCAATGAAGGAATTTAAAATGTACGCAAATCTTTTGTAATGGATGATAAAGCGATATAATGCGAGATTGGATCATACGGTGAGGCATAAAAAAACAAGTAAACAAAATGACCATAAATGGCAATGTTAATTTTGATTGAATAAATACATTTACCAAAATTGCTACTTCAATTTTGCCCAATTTTATGAGCAAACTCGTTTTTCTTTTTTCGTTTCCTTTGTTTAGTTATGAGAAGGGTTTGTTTTGTTAATTGTCCACCTCAAGGGGCTTAGTATCACTCGCTTCATAATAAGATAGTAGATAAATCATAAAGTATATTTTATTCTAACATTTTATACCTTTCAAACTTAACCCCCGAAGACCCATGTTAAGTATTCGTCGACAAAGACACTGCGGCTCCAAGGGGACTGTTTATGTGATGTGAtggtttcatatatatatatatatatatatatatatatatatattttacaaaGACACTGGATTGTTGCACCTGTATATTCATAGATCGGtctttattttagaaaatcatttcatgcgtgttatttttttaaaaatatcaatttaTTGGATTCAATCAAACCAAttgttaatataaaaaaaatcaattaattagaTAACCAATTGAGATTCAATTTATCTGAAAAAATATTCAATTAGTTGAATTTTGGTTCCTGCCTCGAACCAAAATCGCAtatattttacttaaaaaaagGGCCACCAAGAACACAATGCCGCAGACAGCATCCATATTGAACAAGCAAGCAAATAACAAATTTTTATAGATTAGCTGCAACATTAGAACAAGACAAGGCACGCAAATGCTTTTGGGTATCAAATTATGCCTAAAACTCAAAGCCTGAGTCGTCACatagtcatggttttaaaatgtAGCAACTTTATTCAATGCATGCGGAAATATCCAACCATAACCATGTTACGGTGACATCACAAACGAAAACAATTAAGAAATTTACAGAGAACCGACAGCTTATGAGACCCACAAATGCTTCGTCTCTCATTCTGTAGCTGAATCAGATCGAATGGCTGTTGAGCAAACAAACACATCAGTAGATAGATAACTAACTAAATATCAAAGCATGTGGGTGTTAAAAAGAAAATGGAATTTTGAAAACCAGGAATTGCAGATATGAAACATTCAACAAAGAtcgagaaaattaaaaaaaataaaaataagaacaaGAATGTGATTTTATTCACAATGAGAATGGCTTTGTAAGAAAAATCTACTAGTGTTAACAATTATCAATGAAGTTAGTAAAAATCTACTTATGTGATTTTAACTTTGTCATTTACTAAATGCAATCCCAAATCAGATTCGACTTATAAATCCAGTTAGTCCAGCAGCAGTTGGACTTACAAAAGGGCATCCATCATTTGACAAATCGTGAGATGGGCGTCCCTTTTCCAATTAAAGACAAAGTAAACTATCTAAAATATCCCTGGATCAATTTTAAGATTTAAGCTGTAGCAGGCTGGAAGCTTCTACAACAATGTGATTAACTTATGTtaattttgattatttgaaagtgataatttggttaaaataatatttcaacaaataaaacaAATCAAATGGACTCCATCACACCCACTACAATTGAAATGAGCATTATTTGATCATGATCCACTATGTAGAAGCTGGTTGCTGGCTTCTATAACAGTGTAATTAACGTATGTTAATTTGCTTATTTGAGAGTGATAACATggttaaaataatatttgaatGAGTAAAACAAATCAAATGGACTCCATAATACCCACTACAATTGAAATGAGCATTATTTGATCACAATTCGCTATGTAGAAGCTAGcagctagctgctacaacgtgtagaagTTGACTGCTAGCTTCAACAACGTATAGAAGCTGACTGCTAGCTTCAACAACGTACAGAAGCTTACTGCTAGCTTCTACAACGTGTGATTAACTTATGTTAATTTTGCTTATTTGAGAGTGATAACCTagctaaaataatatttcaatgaatAAAACAAATCAAATGAACTCCATCACACACTATAATTGAAATAAGCATTATTTGATCACGATTCACTGTGTAGAAGCTAGCAGTTAGCTACTACGTGTAGAAGTTGGTTGCTACCTTTTCTcggttaaaataatatttcaataaataaaacaaactaagggGACTCCATAACATCCACTACATTTGAAATGAGTATTATCTGATCATGATCGACCGTGTAGAAGCTAGcggctacaatgtgtagcagttgGTTGCTAGCTTCTATACGTTGTAATAGTTACCAGATAGCTTCTACACGTTGTAACAACTACCCGATAGcttctacacgttgtagcagctacgatagCAGCTACAACAATGTTGGGTCAAGGGTATTTTCGAGATAAAATTATAAATAGGACACCCATTTGATGTTTTTTGAAAAAGGGACGCCCATTTCATGTTTCTCTTAATTTGGAGcgcccttttgatttttgccccATTAAAATTAGAAAGGATTAAGCCTTATTTGGTTCAGAAAATTTACTTACAACTTATTtcatttgctagaaactaaaatttaaaagtgaaagataaacaaaataaataactACAATTTCCTTTTGATTCAACACAATTAACTTTGTAAGTGGTAAATGATTTGAtacatatttattttttctttttaattttagtgGCAATTTAAATTTTAAGACTCTGCAAACTCAAAATAGAAAGCCCAGTAAGTGCTACTCCACTGGTTCTGCCAACAACCTTATGATCTGAGAACCAGTTCCTAGAAGTTCCAACTTATGTTAAGTTTCATCTTTCTCAATCTATCTTAATACAATAACAAGCCTGAGGCTGTGATTTGGTATTGGTCAATGAAGCACAAATCTAAGAACCAACAAACACCATTTAAAATTTATTCATACTTTGAACACAAACTAATTTTACTTGCACATTTAAAATTTATTCCTCAATAACTTGCCAAGATTCTATGGCAACTATGGCTAAACTAGTGGCTCGTTATTGAAAGCATAATACGTGCTATTGTTTGCACTGATGATTCCATTGGGCATATGGAAGCAAGCAATTTGGCTGGCTTGAACAATTGAAATAACATCAGCTATCATAATTGCATCACATGCAGACCACTATTTATACCAACTAGATCTCTGTAATTACTGTGTAAACATTTTATCAATTACGATAACTAATTACCCAAAGATGTTAAGCTAACTTCAATGTccaaacaaacaaaaagaaatttACTTGACAAATCACCACATAGATAAACATTGCTAATACACCATGCTGTGAAGAAAGACCTTCAGCTGTGCCTGGACCAAACAACTAAATCTTATTCATGCTTCAAGCTCATATTCTGGACCATAGGATTATTTGTTTATCAGACTAGTTTAATGCAGATCTTGGTTTATCAGAGTAATTTAACTTTTATGAGCATAATTACCGTCACAATTTCAGAAATTATAAAGGTTCATTAGCTTAAATCTATATTACTTGGGCTGTAAAACAAATTTTTCAGAAAAGTAAGGATCTAGGTGTCTGGTGCTTAACTTTTCTACAAACTTTTACACACTAATGGAATCTCAAGGATCTCAATGTCCAACATAGGATGTCAAGCATCCACTATGGTTACAAGGTAGTTTGATTAAAGGAACATCAGTTTCAACAACTTTATGGAATCAAAATGGCATGCAAGAAGACAAAACCAGACCACAACATTAACCACAGATGGAAATGCTGTGATCTAAAGACATGTGGCCCCTTGTATGGTATAAAGGGCAACctggtgcacaaagctcccgccaaTGCGGGGTTTATTATCCTGCTTTGCAAAAGGCTATTTCCGAGACTTGAACCCGTGACCTCTAGGTCACATGATAATAACTTTACCGTTCCGAGATATCTAGTCCCTTGTATGATATAgacattttttattttcataGTATATAAAAGTTAAATTCACTCCATGCATGATGTTGGAATACAGTATATATTTGTCTTATCCTACTTTACTATAATGTTTGTGTATGTGTGTTTCTTCCATTTGCATTGGAAGAGATGGTTCCAGCTTTATGATAAGACTTGAATAAGTTTTACTAGAACAAAACAATTAAAATGAATGCCTCACTGTCCATATAAGTTTGATGGAGGATTCAATTcctcttttttaaaataaaataggaGGAAGGACCCACCGACACAACACTCATTAATGGTCTTACATAGCAAACAGAAGAATTGTTAATAAACAAGAATAACAAATGGGTGATAAAGAAACAAACCAGTACCTGAGAGTTTGACTACAAGAAAGGCCAATGATATGCTGAGTAGTGAGGCTACAACTCATAGCTTATTTGAGAGATGGCAGAATTGTACATAAATAGTGATGACACTAACTAAATGCATCTCAGTAGTTGTTTGTGGAGGCTGCATGTGGAAAAACATCAACTAGTGGAAAGGTTGCCAAGAAAATTGGAATGATGACTGAGGGGTAAAATTTATCAATGTGTCGCTTGTGGAGCCTAATTTATATGTGTTTTTTGTAAATATACTATTTGTTAGCATGAGAAGAAA from Zingiber officinale cultivar Zhangliang chromosome 4A, Zo_v1.1, whole genome shotgun sequence includes the following:
- the LOC121969609 gene encoding RNA-binding protein with multiple splicing-like, which produces MAGAGMHPYQQQWVPAMVPLIAGEPSVRPAADEVRTIFITGLPGDVKERELHNLLRWLPGFEASQINYKAELPMGFALFSTAQHALAAKDAIQDLVFDSDMDSVLHTEMAKKNLFVKRAVGSESSSLDQSKRLRTAGDYTTHAGYATPPFHPPPPPPPPPPPVWATPSYIASHPPATYDPYGGYPIPQVAMPTPAPMPAPNRYAPVQNTKDNPPCNTLFIGNLGENVNEEEVKALFSVQSGFKQMKILRQERNTVCFIEFEDVVSAKNVHQNLQGALLASSGRGGMRIQFSKNPFGRRKDSANGASAEPN